In Pseudonocardia sp. DSM 110487, the sequence CAGGTCGACAAGACCGAGTCGGGCTTGGTCCGCATGACGTCCGGGTGGTGCACCGATCGGTTCTGCGGGTCGTAAAGCACCAAGCCGTGCTCTTCGGCCAGGCTCCTCACGTAGGGCGCGACTTCGTCGACCCGGGACCAGCTCATCGGCATGACAACGGCGTCGGTCGTCACCGTCAGCCCGGCGGACCAGGGTGAACGCTCGTCGTCGGCCGGCAGGCTGTCCAGCTCCGGATACCGGCCTGTCAGCTCCCTGTGGAACGCCGTCACCTGCGGATGCGCCGGACCGGTTCGCTCTGCAGGCTCCTCGCAGAGGTCGGTGTACTTGCGGGTCGCTTCGTGTGCCGCGATCCCGGACGATTCGTACCAAACGGCGAGGTCGTAGCTCACCCGGTCCCCCCTGAACGGCTGTCCTTCAGTCCACGCTCAGAGCGTAGGGGCGGGGTTAGGCGGCTCGCGCCCGCCCCAGCAGCTGGATCATCGCCTTCCGGACGGCGTCCGGGGTGTCGGTGCGCTCGTCGAACGGCAGCCGCACGGCCGTCTCCTGGCCGCCCGGCTCGTCGGCTGCGAGTACGGCGAAGCCGTAGCGGTCGACGCCCACCATCCGCGCCTCGGCCGTGTCGGGCCGTTCGGCGAAGCGGCGGCAGAACAGCACGAGCGCCTCGGCGTGGTCGTCGTTCATGTGGGCGATGATCCGCTCGGCGTGCGGGCGCAGCGGGTCGGGCTCGGCGTCGGCGTAGCTCGCGGCGTCCACCCAGCTCATCCGGCCGAATCCGCCGACGTAGCGGACCGACTCCACCTGCAGGCGGTAGAGCCGGAAATCGGCGAACCCGGCGTAGAACGCACCGGGCTGGGCGGCCTGATACATCTCGAGTGCTGCCGCGCGCTCGTCGCCCGCGAGCTCCCCGACGCGG encodes:
- a CDS encoding HugZ family protein → MTHVVPEHQRDAAERTLAATPGVRGEPSDAERSRTLIAAVRTGSLATIGEGGFPFGSLVSHAVDAVGRPLLLLSDLAEHSRNLAADPRASLMATEAGAGDPLALARVTVIGRVGELAGDERAAALEMYQAAQPGAFYAGFADFRLYRLQVESVRYVGGFGRMSWVDAASYADAEPDPLRPHAERIIAHMNDDHAEALVLFCRRFAERPDTAEARMVGVDRYGFAVLAADEPGGQETAVRLPFDERTDTPDAVRKAMIQLLGRARAA